A genomic segment from Phalacrocorax aristotelis chromosome 16, bGulAri2.1, whole genome shotgun sequence encodes:
- the CEP131 gene encoding centrosomal protein of 131 kDa isoform X7 has product MDGRTPGQGAFSLCSSMKSTRSSSSFQGAGPGGVDLSLTGLPVPVLRRPSSASPAKHMVRSVSVTADGKPKRNTLEDAGSRAMNNLRRSNSTTQVNQRVDSRHSSEQTGDFLTFFESGSGGRKKPASLSKTSPEKKTTWNILDDQPRVLPGPSGSCGVEPPAGMRRKEATVLLAANFTANNRSNKGTMGNCVTTMVHNNYSTTDKGPAPKSSNQAPSSLNNVVKVTSNEDGESSSFVKSQKNFSSNNIVTHNNNSSLPRRKEVTEEEAERFIQQVNLAAVTIQRWYRRHSQWHRAGATALGRLLASQREERQQQMEEGNILDLHERKDEERRKIREEKARLARRAAIQELHQKRAQKALDAKHLAEEELALVKESRRVAKKKPAKPASARNVSPAGSVTKANNAEANFHSVAAEPEERSLADPGSVPSQDPGEDDKLQDVSSRETGGEDLETVVTAVSRAQSKVTLSELLDTLKLLEEEPELLPPPKLFRKDRYAWIDGEPSSNSLTADNLEKFGKLNHSPGVHEDGALLSEAKLQSIISFLDEMEKSEQERPKSAASATQREGLLSEEELAHLEQASAVATEVTSSIMRLKLEVEEKKRSISLLQTALAQQRELTVRHVKQTEKELGHQLSLQREQYEAAIQRHLAFIDQEIKKLKELMSATEKIRREKWIDEKTKKIKEITVKGLEPEIQKLIAKHRQDIRKLKMLHEAELLQSDERAAQRYGRQAEELRDLLEREKEEQSQRERELARQRCEQQLEQEEQALQQQRRRLYAEVAEEKERLSQQAARQRAEAEELRQQLEASSSAVTRALKEEYAKEKEEQERRHQAEVKVLKDRLEIEKQAWEANYVKKEEAWLLCRERELREEVRKERDKEIELVIQRLEADMSSAKEECERAAENRIKRIRDKYEVELQELERSERKLQERCNELKGRLAELEGESIRLQGLLKHKEQEVEEIQKVRDQLSQERSSLAEVIRQEFTDRLVRTEEENKRLKAEMLEMRARQRLELDRVVQEKDKELEEVHRRVKMAVVRKEESVSSLRKQYEAAVQRANCLEALLEQQRKQLLATK; this is encoded by the exons ATGGACGGACGGACACCGGGACAGGg GGCCTTTTCTCTCTGCTCGAGCATGAAGAGCACCCgcagcagctcttccttccAGGGTGCTGGTCCTGGCGGTGTGGATCTGAGCCTAACGGGCCTCCCCGTGCCCGTCTTGCGGCGCCCCAGCAGCGCCTCTCCCGCCAAGCACATGGTGCGCTCCGTCTCGGTCACCGCCGATGGCAAACCGAAGAGGAACACTCTG GAAGATGCGGGATCCCGGGCAATGAACAACCTCCGGAGGTCTAACAGCACCACCCAGGTTAACCAACGGGTGGACAGCAGGCACAG CTCAGAGCAGACAGGAGACTTCCTGACCTTCTTTGAGAGCGgttctgggggaagaaagaaaccGGCGAGTCTGAGCAAAACGTccccagaaaagaaaaccacGTGGAACATCTTG GACGATCAGCCACGAGTGTTGCCGGGCCCCTCAGGCTCCTGCGGCGTTGAGCCACCAGCgggcatgaggaggaaggaagccaCTGTGCTCCTGGCAGCCAACTTCACTGCCAACAACAG GAGCAACAAGGGCACGATGGGCAACTGTGTCACCACCATGGTGCACAACAACTACTCCACCACTGACAAGGGCCCTGCGCCTAAAAGCTCTAACCAGGCACCCAGCTCTCTCAA CAATGTTGTCAAAGTGACCTCAAATGAGGATggtgaaagcagcagctttgtgAAGTCTCAGAAGAATTTCTCCAGCAACAACATTGTGacccacaacaacaacagcagccTGCCCCGGAGGAAGGAGGTGactgaggaggaggcagagag GTTCATCCAGCAGGTGAACCTGGCTGCTGTGACCATCCAGCGCTGGTACCGACGCCACTCGCAATGGCACAGGGCGGGAGCCACAGCTCTGGGGCGCTTGCTAGCTTCCCAAAGGGAG gaaaggcagcagcagatggagGAAGGGAATATCCTGGATTTGCATGAGAGGAAGGATGAGGAACGCCGGAAGATCCGAGAGGAGAAGGCCCGCCTGGCCcgccgtgctgccatccag GAACTGCACCAGAAAAGGGCTCAAAAGGCTTTGGACGCAAAGCACTTGGCAGAAGAAGAGCTTGCGCTGGTGAAGGAGAGCAGAAGGGTAGCAAAGAAGAAGCCTGCCAAACCCGCTTCTGCAAGGAACGTCAGTCCAGCCGGCAGCGTCACCAAAGCCAATAATGCTG AGGCCAATTTCCACTCGGTAGCTGCAGAGCCAGAAGAGCGCAGCCTCGCAGACCCTGGCTCTGTGCCCTCGCAGGACCCCGGGGAAGACGACAAGCTGCAG GACGTGAGTTCCAGAGAGACGGGTGGCGAGGATCTGGAGACGGTTGTGACTGCTGTCAGCAGGGCTCAGTCCAAGGTCACACTCAGTGAGCTGCTGGACACGCTCAAGCTGTTGGAGGaagagccagagctgctgcccccACCAAAGCTCTTCAGGAAGGACAGATATGCCTGGATAGACGGG GAACCCAGCTCCAATTCCCTGACTGCTGATAACTTGGAGAAGTTTGGGAAGCTAAACCACTCCCCGGGGGTCCACGAGGACGGGGCCCTGCTCTCAGAGGCCAAGCTCCAAAGCATCATCAGTTTCCTGGATGAGATGGAGAAGTCGGAACAGGAGAGGCCCAAGTCGGCCGCCTCAGCCACGCAGCGGGAG GGCCTCCTCTCGGAAGAGGAGCTGGCTCACTTGGAACAGGCGTCGGCTGTTGCGACGGAGGTCACGAGCTCCATCATGAGGCTGAAGCTGGAAGTGGAGGAGAAGAAGCGATCCATCAGCCTGCTGCAGACAGCCCTG GCTCAGCAGAGGGAACTGACTGTCCGGCATGTCAAACAGACTGAGAAGGAGCTCGGCCACCAGCTCAGTCTGCAGAGGGAACAGTATGAGGCAGCTATCCAGAGGCATCTGGCCTTCATCGACCAG GAGATTAAGAAGCTGAAGGAACTGATGAGCGCAACTGAGAAAATAAGGCGGGAGAAGTGGATTGAtgagaaaaccaaaaagatcAAAGAAATCACTGTGAAAG ggctggagccagaGATCCAGAAGCTCATTGCGAAGCACAGGCAGGACATCAGGAAGCTGAAGATGCTGCACGAGGCCGAGCTGCTGCAGTCGGACGAGCGGGCTGCCCAGCGCTATGGCCGGCAGGCGGAGGAGCTGCGGGACCTGCTGGAGCGGGagaaggaggagcagagccagcGGGAGAGGGAGCTGGCCCGGCAGCG gtgtgagcagcagctggagcaggaggagcaggcactgcagcaaCAGCGGCGCAGACTCTATGCAGAGGTGGCTGAGGAGAAGGAGCGGCTCAGCCAGCAAGCGGCCAG GCAGAGAGCGGAGGCAGAGGAGCTgcggcagcagctggaggcaagCAGCTCGGCCGTCACCAGGGCGCTGAAGGAGGAGTACGcgaaggagaaggaggagcaggagaggcGGCATCAG GCAGAAGTGAAGGTGCTGAAGGACCGGCTGGAGATTGAGAAGCAGGCATGGGAGGCGAACTATGTGAAGAAGGAG GAAGCCTGGCTGCTCTGCCGGGAGCGGGAGTTGCGGGAGGaggtgaggaaggagagagacaaAGAGATCGAATTGGTCATCCAGCGCCTGGAGGCTGACATGTCCTCAGCCAAGGAGGAGTGTGAGAGGGCAGCAGAGAACAG GATTAAGAGGATCCGAGACAAATACGAGGTAGAACTCCAGGAGCTGGAGAGGTCTGAGCGGAAGCTGCAGGAGCGCTGCAATGAGCTGAAGGGGcggctggcagagctggaaggggagAGCATTCGTCTGCAAGGCCTGCTGAAGCACAAGGAGCAGGAAGTGGAGGAGATCCAGAAG gtgaGGGACCAGCTGTCCCAGGAGCGGAGCAGCCTGGCAGAAGTGATTCGACAGGAGTTCACTGACAGGCTGGTGAGGACAGAGGAGGAGAACAAGCGGCTAAAGGCGGAGATGTTAGAGATGAGAGCCCGTCAGCGCCTGGAGCTGGACAGGGTCGTGCAGGAGAAGGACAAAGAGCTGGAGGAGGTTCACAGGAG GGTGAAGATGGCAGTCgtgaggaaggaggagagtGTGAGCAGCCTTCGGAAGCAATACGAA GCAGCTGTGCAGAGAGCCAACTGCCTGGAAGCCCTCCTGGAGCAACAGCGAAAGCAGCTGCTGGCCACCAAATGA
- the CEP131 gene encoding centrosomal protein of 131 kDa isoform X1, producing the protein MDGRTPGQGAFSLCSSMKSTRSSSSFQGAGPGGVDLSLTGLPVPVLRRPSSASPAKHMVRSVSVTADGKPKRNTLEDAGSRAMNNLRRSNSTTQVNQRVDSRHSSEQTGDFLTFFESGSGGRKKPASLSKTSPEKKTTWNILDDQPRVLPGPSGSCGVEPPAGMRRKEATVLLAANFTANNRSNKGTMGNCVTTMVHNNYSTTDKGPAPKSSNQAPSSLNNVVKVTSNEDGESSSFVKSQKNFSSNNIVTHNNNSSLPRRKEVTEEEAERFIQQVNLAAVTIQRWYRRHSQWHRAGATALGRLLASQREERQQQMEEGNILDLHERKDEERRKIREEKARLARRAAIQELHQKRAQKALDAKHLAEEELALVKESRRVAKKKPAKPASARNVSPAGSVTKANNAEANFHSVAAEPEERSLADPGSVPSQDPGEDDKLQDVSSRETGGEDLETVVTAVSRAQSKVTLSELLDTLKLLEEEPELLPPPKLFRKDRYAWIDGQEPSSNSLTADNLEKFGKLNHSPGVHEDGALLSEAKLQSIISFLDEMEKSEQERPKSAASATQREGLLSEEELAHLEQASAVATEVTSSIMRLKLEVEEKKRSISLLQTALAQQRELTVRHVKQTEKELGHQLSLQREQYEAAIQRHLAFIDQLIDDKKVLSEKCEAVVAELKQVDQKYGKKITQMQEQHELVWRTLGPFCEEIKKLKELMSATEKIRREKWIDEKTKKIKEITVKGLEPEIQKLIAKHRQDIRKLKMLHEAELLQSDERAAQRYGRQAEELRDLLEREKEEQSQRERELARQRCEQQLEQEEQALQQQRRRLYAEVAEEKERLSQQAARQRAEAEELRQQLEASSSAVTRALKEEYAKEKEEQERRHQAEVKVLKDRLEIEKQAWEANYVKKEEAWLLCRERELREEVRKERDKEIELVIQRLEADMSSAKEECERAAENRIKRIRDKYEVELQELERSERKLQERCNELKGRLAELEGESIRLQGLLKHKEQEVEEIQKVRDQLSQERSSLAEVIRQEFTDRLVRTEEENKRLKAEMLEMRARQRLELDRVVQEKDKELEEVHRRVKMAVVRKEESVSSLRKQYEAAVQRANCLEALLEQQRKQLLATK; encoded by the exons ATGGACGGACGGACACCGGGACAGGg GGCCTTTTCTCTCTGCTCGAGCATGAAGAGCACCCgcagcagctcttccttccAGGGTGCTGGTCCTGGCGGTGTGGATCTGAGCCTAACGGGCCTCCCCGTGCCCGTCTTGCGGCGCCCCAGCAGCGCCTCTCCCGCCAAGCACATGGTGCGCTCCGTCTCGGTCACCGCCGATGGCAAACCGAAGAGGAACACTCTG GAAGATGCGGGATCCCGGGCAATGAACAACCTCCGGAGGTCTAACAGCACCACCCAGGTTAACCAACGGGTGGACAGCAGGCACAG CTCAGAGCAGACAGGAGACTTCCTGACCTTCTTTGAGAGCGgttctgggggaagaaagaaaccGGCGAGTCTGAGCAAAACGTccccagaaaagaaaaccacGTGGAACATCTTG GACGATCAGCCACGAGTGTTGCCGGGCCCCTCAGGCTCCTGCGGCGTTGAGCCACCAGCgggcatgaggaggaaggaagccaCTGTGCTCCTGGCAGCCAACTTCACTGCCAACAACAG GAGCAACAAGGGCACGATGGGCAACTGTGTCACCACCATGGTGCACAACAACTACTCCACCACTGACAAGGGCCCTGCGCCTAAAAGCTCTAACCAGGCACCCAGCTCTCTCAA CAATGTTGTCAAAGTGACCTCAAATGAGGATggtgaaagcagcagctttgtgAAGTCTCAGAAGAATTTCTCCAGCAACAACATTGTGacccacaacaacaacagcagccTGCCCCGGAGGAAGGAGGTGactgaggaggaggcagagag GTTCATCCAGCAGGTGAACCTGGCTGCTGTGACCATCCAGCGCTGGTACCGACGCCACTCGCAATGGCACAGGGCGGGAGCCACAGCTCTGGGGCGCTTGCTAGCTTCCCAAAGGGAG gaaaggcagcagcagatggagGAAGGGAATATCCTGGATTTGCATGAGAGGAAGGATGAGGAACGCCGGAAGATCCGAGAGGAGAAGGCCCGCCTGGCCcgccgtgctgccatccag GAACTGCACCAGAAAAGGGCTCAAAAGGCTTTGGACGCAAAGCACTTGGCAGAAGAAGAGCTTGCGCTGGTGAAGGAGAGCAGAAGGGTAGCAAAGAAGAAGCCTGCCAAACCCGCTTCTGCAAGGAACGTCAGTCCAGCCGGCAGCGTCACCAAAGCCAATAATGCTG AGGCCAATTTCCACTCGGTAGCTGCAGAGCCAGAAGAGCGCAGCCTCGCAGACCCTGGCTCTGTGCCCTCGCAGGACCCCGGGGAAGACGACAAGCTGCAG GACGTGAGTTCCAGAGAGACGGGTGGCGAGGATCTGGAGACGGTTGTGACTGCTGTCAGCAGGGCTCAGTCCAAGGTCACACTCAGTGAGCTGCTGGACACGCTCAAGCTGTTGGAGGaagagccagagctgctgcccccACCAAAGCTCTTCAGGAAGGACAGATATGCCTGGATAGACGGG CAGGAACCCAGCTCCAATTCCCTGACTGCTGATAACTTGGAGAAGTTTGGGAAGCTAAACCACTCCCCGGGGGTCCACGAGGACGGGGCCCTGCTCTCAGAGGCCAAGCTCCAAAGCATCATCAGTTTCCTGGATGAGATGGAGAAGTCGGAACAGGAGAGGCCCAAGTCGGCCGCCTCAGCCACGCAGCGGGAG GGCCTCCTCTCGGAAGAGGAGCTGGCTCACTTGGAACAGGCGTCGGCTGTTGCGACGGAGGTCACGAGCTCCATCATGAGGCTGAAGCTGGAAGTGGAGGAGAAGAAGCGATCCATCAGCCTGCTGCAGACAGCCCTG GCTCAGCAGAGGGAACTGACTGTCCGGCATGTCAAACAGACTGAGAAGGAGCTCGGCCACCAGCTCAGTCTGCAGAGGGAACAGTATGAGGCAGCTATCCAGAGGCATCTGGCCTTCATCGACCAG CTCATTGATGATAAGAAGGTGCTGAGTGAGAAGTGTGAGGCTGTGGTAGCTGAGCTGAAACAAGTGGACCAGAAGTATGGCAAGAAAATCACCCAGATGCAGGAGCAGCATGAGCTG gtcTGGCGCACTTTGGGCCCCTTTTGTGAG GAGATTAAGAAGCTGAAGGAACTGATGAGCGCAACTGAGAAAATAAGGCGGGAGAAGTGGATTGAtgagaaaaccaaaaagatcAAAGAAATCACTGTGAAAG ggctggagccagaGATCCAGAAGCTCATTGCGAAGCACAGGCAGGACATCAGGAAGCTGAAGATGCTGCACGAGGCCGAGCTGCTGCAGTCGGACGAGCGGGCTGCCCAGCGCTATGGCCGGCAGGCGGAGGAGCTGCGGGACCTGCTGGAGCGGGagaaggaggagcagagccagcGGGAGAGGGAGCTGGCCCGGCAGCG gtgtgagcagcagctggagcaggaggagcaggcactgcagcaaCAGCGGCGCAGACTCTATGCAGAGGTGGCTGAGGAGAAGGAGCGGCTCAGCCAGCAAGCGGCCAG GCAGAGAGCGGAGGCAGAGGAGCTgcggcagcagctggaggcaagCAGCTCGGCCGTCACCAGGGCGCTGAAGGAGGAGTACGcgaaggagaaggaggagcaggagaggcGGCATCAG GCAGAAGTGAAGGTGCTGAAGGACCGGCTGGAGATTGAGAAGCAGGCATGGGAGGCGAACTATGTGAAGAAGGAG GAAGCCTGGCTGCTCTGCCGGGAGCGGGAGTTGCGGGAGGaggtgaggaaggagagagacaaAGAGATCGAATTGGTCATCCAGCGCCTGGAGGCTGACATGTCCTCAGCCAAGGAGGAGTGTGAGAGGGCAGCAGAGAACAG GATTAAGAGGATCCGAGACAAATACGAGGTAGAACTCCAGGAGCTGGAGAGGTCTGAGCGGAAGCTGCAGGAGCGCTGCAATGAGCTGAAGGGGcggctggcagagctggaaggggagAGCATTCGTCTGCAAGGCCTGCTGAAGCACAAGGAGCAGGAAGTGGAGGAGATCCAGAAG gtgaGGGACCAGCTGTCCCAGGAGCGGAGCAGCCTGGCAGAAGTGATTCGACAGGAGTTCACTGACAGGCTGGTGAGGACAGAGGAGGAGAACAAGCGGCTAAAGGCGGAGATGTTAGAGATGAGAGCCCGTCAGCGCCTGGAGCTGGACAGGGTCGTGCAGGAGAAGGACAAAGAGCTGGAGGAGGTTCACAGGAG GGTGAAGATGGCAGTCgtgaggaaggaggagagtGTGAGCAGCCTTCGGAAGCAATACGAA GCAGCTGTGCAGAGAGCCAACTGCCTGGAAGCCCTCCTGGAGCAACAGCGAAAGCAGCTGCTGGCCACCAAATGA
- the CEP131 gene encoding centrosomal protein of 131 kDa isoform X4, translating to MDGRTPGQGAFSLCSSMKSTRSSSSFQGAGPGGVDLSLTGLPVPVLRRPSSASPAKHMVRSVSVTADGKPKRNTLEDAGSRAMNNLRRSNSTTQVNQRVDSRHSSEQTGDFLTFFESGSGGRKKPASLSKTSPEKKTTWNILDDQPRVLPGPSGSCGVEPPAGMRRKEATVLLAANFTANNRSNKGTMGNCVTTMVHNNYSTTDKGPAPKSSNQAPSSLNNVVKVTSNEDGESSSFVKSQKNFSSNNIVTHNNNSSLPRRKEVTEEEAERFIQQVNLAAVTIQRWYRRHSQWHRAGATALGRLLASQREERQQQMEEGNILDLHERKDEERRKIREEKARLARRAAIQELHQKRAQKALDAKHLAEEELALVKESRRVAKKKPAKPASARNVSPAGSVTKANNAEANFHSVAAEPEERSLADPGSVPSQDPGEDDKLQDVSSRETGGEDLETVVTAVSRAQSKVTLSELLDTLKLLEEEPELLPPPKLFRKDRYAWIDGEPSSNSLTADNLEKFGKLNHSPGVHEDGALLSEAKLQSIISFLDEMEKSEQERPKSAASATQREGLLSEEELAHLEQASAVATEVTSSIMRLKLEVEEKKRSISLLQTALAQQRELTVRHVKQTEKELGHQLSLQREQYEAAIQRHLAFIDQLIDDKKVLSEKCEAVVAELKQVDQKYGKKITQMQEQHELEIKKLKELMSATEKIRREKWIDEKTKKIKEITVKGLEPEIQKLIAKHRQDIRKLKMLHEAELLQSDERAAQRYGRQAEELRDLLEREKEEQSQRERELARQRCEQQLEQEEQALQQQRRRLYAEVAEEKERLSQQAARQRAEAEELRQQLEASSSAVTRALKEEYAKEKEEQERRHQAEVKVLKDRLEIEKQAWEANYVKKEEAWLLCRERELREEVRKERDKEIELVIQRLEADMSSAKEECERAAENRIKRIRDKYEVELQELERSERKLQERCNELKGRLAELEGESIRLQGLLKHKEQEVEEIQKVRDQLSQERSSLAEVIRQEFTDRLVRTEEENKRLKAEMLEMRARQRLELDRVVQEKDKELEEVHRRVKMAVVRKEESVSSLRKQYEAAVQRANCLEALLEQQRKQLLATK from the exons ATGGACGGACGGACACCGGGACAGGg GGCCTTTTCTCTCTGCTCGAGCATGAAGAGCACCCgcagcagctcttccttccAGGGTGCTGGTCCTGGCGGTGTGGATCTGAGCCTAACGGGCCTCCCCGTGCCCGTCTTGCGGCGCCCCAGCAGCGCCTCTCCCGCCAAGCACATGGTGCGCTCCGTCTCGGTCACCGCCGATGGCAAACCGAAGAGGAACACTCTG GAAGATGCGGGATCCCGGGCAATGAACAACCTCCGGAGGTCTAACAGCACCACCCAGGTTAACCAACGGGTGGACAGCAGGCACAG CTCAGAGCAGACAGGAGACTTCCTGACCTTCTTTGAGAGCGgttctgggggaagaaagaaaccGGCGAGTCTGAGCAAAACGTccccagaaaagaaaaccacGTGGAACATCTTG GACGATCAGCCACGAGTGTTGCCGGGCCCCTCAGGCTCCTGCGGCGTTGAGCCACCAGCgggcatgaggaggaaggaagccaCTGTGCTCCTGGCAGCCAACTTCACTGCCAACAACAG GAGCAACAAGGGCACGATGGGCAACTGTGTCACCACCATGGTGCACAACAACTACTCCACCACTGACAAGGGCCCTGCGCCTAAAAGCTCTAACCAGGCACCCAGCTCTCTCAA CAATGTTGTCAAAGTGACCTCAAATGAGGATggtgaaagcagcagctttgtgAAGTCTCAGAAGAATTTCTCCAGCAACAACATTGTGacccacaacaacaacagcagccTGCCCCGGAGGAAGGAGGTGactgaggaggaggcagagag GTTCATCCAGCAGGTGAACCTGGCTGCTGTGACCATCCAGCGCTGGTACCGACGCCACTCGCAATGGCACAGGGCGGGAGCCACAGCTCTGGGGCGCTTGCTAGCTTCCCAAAGGGAG gaaaggcagcagcagatggagGAAGGGAATATCCTGGATTTGCATGAGAGGAAGGATGAGGAACGCCGGAAGATCCGAGAGGAGAAGGCCCGCCTGGCCcgccgtgctgccatccag GAACTGCACCAGAAAAGGGCTCAAAAGGCTTTGGACGCAAAGCACTTGGCAGAAGAAGAGCTTGCGCTGGTGAAGGAGAGCAGAAGGGTAGCAAAGAAGAAGCCTGCCAAACCCGCTTCTGCAAGGAACGTCAGTCCAGCCGGCAGCGTCACCAAAGCCAATAATGCTG AGGCCAATTTCCACTCGGTAGCTGCAGAGCCAGAAGAGCGCAGCCTCGCAGACCCTGGCTCTGTGCCCTCGCAGGACCCCGGGGAAGACGACAAGCTGCAG GACGTGAGTTCCAGAGAGACGGGTGGCGAGGATCTGGAGACGGTTGTGACTGCTGTCAGCAGGGCTCAGTCCAAGGTCACACTCAGTGAGCTGCTGGACACGCTCAAGCTGTTGGAGGaagagccagagctgctgcccccACCAAAGCTCTTCAGGAAGGACAGATATGCCTGGATAGACGGG GAACCCAGCTCCAATTCCCTGACTGCTGATAACTTGGAGAAGTTTGGGAAGCTAAACCACTCCCCGGGGGTCCACGAGGACGGGGCCCTGCTCTCAGAGGCCAAGCTCCAAAGCATCATCAGTTTCCTGGATGAGATGGAGAAGTCGGAACAGGAGAGGCCCAAGTCGGCCGCCTCAGCCACGCAGCGGGAG GGCCTCCTCTCGGAAGAGGAGCTGGCTCACTTGGAACAGGCGTCGGCTGTTGCGACGGAGGTCACGAGCTCCATCATGAGGCTGAAGCTGGAAGTGGAGGAGAAGAAGCGATCCATCAGCCTGCTGCAGACAGCCCTG GCTCAGCAGAGGGAACTGACTGTCCGGCATGTCAAACAGACTGAGAAGGAGCTCGGCCACCAGCTCAGTCTGCAGAGGGAACAGTATGAGGCAGCTATCCAGAGGCATCTGGCCTTCATCGACCAG CTCATTGATGATAAGAAGGTGCTGAGTGAGAAGTGTGAGGCTGTGGTAGCTGAGCTGAAACAAGTGGACCAGAAGTATGGCAAGAAAATCACCCAGATGCAGGAGCAGCATGAGCTG GAGATTAAGAAGCTGAAGGAACTGATGAGCGCAACTGAGAAAATAAGGCGGGAGAAGTGGATTGAtgagaaaaccaaaaagatcAAAGAAATCACTGTGAAAG ggctggagccagaGATCCAGAAGCTCATTGCGAAGCACAGGCAGGACATCAGGAAGCTGAAGATGCTGCACGAGGCCGAGCTGCTGCAGTCGGACGAGCGGGCTGCCCAGCGCTATGGCCGGCAGGCGGAGGAGCTGCGGGACCTGCTGGAGCGGGagaaggaggagcagagccagcGGGAGAGGGAGCTGGCCCGGCAGCG gtgtgagcagcagctggagcaggaggagcaggcactgcagcaaCAGCGGCGCAGACTCTATGCAGAGGTGGCTGAGGAGAAGGAGCGGCTCAGCCAGCAAGCGGCCAG GCAGAGAGCGGAGGCAGAGGAGCTgcggcagcagctggaggcaagCAGCTCGGCCGTCACCAGGGCGCTGAAGGAGGAGTACGcgaaggagaaggaggagcaggagaggcGGCATCAG GCAGAAGTGAAGGTGCTGAAGGACCGGCTGGAGATTGAGAAGCAGGCATGGGAGGCGAACTATGTGAAGAAGGAG GAAGCCTGGCTGCTCTGCCGGGAGCGGGAGTTGCGGGAGGaggtgaggaaggagagagacaaAGAGATCGAATTGGTCATCCAGCGCCTGGAGGCTGACATGTCCTCAGCCAAGGAGGAGTGTGAGAGGGCAGCAGAGAACAG GATTAAGAGGATCCGAGACAAATACGAGGTAGAACTCCAGGAGCTGGAGAGGTCTGAGCGGAAGCTGCAGGAGCGCTGCAATGAGCTGAAGGGGcggctggcagagctggaaggggagAGCATTCGTCTGCAAGGCCTGCTGAAGCACAAGGAGCAGGAAGTGGAGGAGATCCAGAAG gtgaGGGACCAGCTGTCCCAGGAGCGGAGCAGCCTGGCAGAAGTGATTCGACAGGAGTTCACTGACAGGCTGGTGAGGACAGAGGAGGAGAACAAGCGGCTAAAGGCGGAGATGTTAGAGATGAGAGCCCGTCAGCGCCTGGAGCTGGACAGGGTCGTGCAGGAGAAGGACAAAGAGCTGGAGGAGGTTCACAGGAG GGTGAAGATGGCAGTCgtgaggaaggaggagagtGTGAGCAGCCTTCGGAAGCAATACGAA GCAGCTGTGCAGAGAGCCAACTGCCTGGAAGCCCTCCTGGAGCAACAGCGAAAGCAGCTGCTGGCCACCAAATGA